The Malus domestica chromosome 06, GDT2T_hap1 genome has a segment encoding these proteins:
- the LOC103438207 gene encoding MADS-box protein EJ2-like isoform X2: MGRGKVELKRIENKSNRQVTFSKRRNGLLKKAFELSVLCDAEVALIIFSGRGKLYEFSSSLSMMKTLEKYQRCSYSSLDANRPAKETQNSYQEYLQLETRVDVLQQSQRNLLGEDLATLNTKELEELEHQLETSLNKIRSTKTQFMLDQLSDLQNTEQMLVEANKALRRKLEETSVQAPQFMAREAAGHGHNNGQQTWLPSNSEAFFHPLGGNNSTYQIGGYADTLMHPFGFT; the protein is encoded by the exons atgggcagAGGTAAAGTTGAGCTGAAGAGGATAGAGAATAAAAGTAACAGGCAAGTGACTTTTTCCAAGAGAAGAAATGGGCTGCTCAAGAAAGCTTTTGAGCTCTCAGTTCTCTGCGATGCTGAGGTTGCCCTCATTATTTTCTCTGGCCGTGGAAAGCTCTATGAATTCTCTAGCAGTTTAAG CATGATGAAAACGCTTGAAAAGTACCAAAGATGCAGTTATAGTTCCCTGGACGCCAACCGACCTGCCAAGGAGACTCAG AACAGCTATCAGGAGTATTTGCAGCTGGAGACAAGAGTTGACGTCCTCCAACAATCTCAAAG AAACCTTCTTGGGGAAGATTTGGCCACCCTGAATACAAAGGAGCTTGAGGAGCTTGAGCATCAACTGGAGACCTCCTTGAACAAAATAAGGTCAACAAAg ACTCAATTTATGCTTGATCAGCTTTCTGATCTTCAAAACACG GAACAAATGCTAGTTGAAGCTAACAAAGCCTTGAGGAGGAAG CTGGAAGAAACAAGTGTGCAAGCTCCACAATTTATGGCAAGGGAAGCTGCTGGCCATGGCCACAACAATGGTCAGCAAACTTGGCTTCCTTCCAACTCAGAAGCCTTCTTCCATCCTTTGGGAGGAAACAACTCCACTTACCAAATTGG TGGGTATGCAGATACACTCATGCACCCATTTGGGTTCACATAA
- the LOC103438207 gene encoding agamous-like MADS-box protein MADS2 isoform X3, which translates to MGRGKVELKRIENKSNRQVTFSKRRNGLLKKAFELSVLCDAEVALIIFSGRGKLYEFSSSLSMMKTLEKYQRCSYSSLDANRPAKETQNSYQEYLQLETRVDVLQQSQRNLLGEDLATLNTKELEELEHQLETSLNKIRSTKTQFMLDQLSDLQNTEQMLVEANKALRRKLEETSVQAPQFMAREAAGHGHNNGQQTWLPSNSEAFFHPLGGNNSTYQIGYTHLGSHNGMNVGNPGRHVNGYIPGGYALTLFRFCLIIISIEIYMWRMKFARDHVDQAFFCFVCCDLLFLCNLKQ; encoded by the exons atgggcagAGGTAAAGTTGAGCTGAAGAGGATAGAGAATAAAAGTAACAGGCAAGTGACTTTTTCCAAGAGAAGAAATGGGCTGCTCAAGAAAGCTTTTGAGCTCTCAGTTCTCTGCGATGCTGAGGTTGCCCTCATTATTTTCTCTGGCCGTGGAAAGCTCTATGAATTCTCTAGCAGTTTAAG CATGATGAAAACGCTTGAAAAGTACCAAAGATGCAGTTATAGTTCCCTGGACGCCAACCGACCTGCCAAGGAGACTCAG AACAGCTATCAGGAGTATTTGCAGCTGGAGACAAGAGTTGACGTCCTCCAACAATCTCAAAG AAACCTTCTTGGGGAAGATTTGGCCACCCTGAATACAAAGGAGCTTGAGGAGCTTGAGCATCAACTGGAGACCTCCTTGAACAAAATAAGGTCAACAAAg ACTCAATTTATGCTTGATCAGCTTTCTGATCTTCAAAACACG GAACAAATGCTAGTTGAAGCTAACAAAGCCTTGAGGAGGAAG CTGGAAGAAACAAGTGTGCAAGCTCCACAATTTATGGCAAGGGAAGCTGCTGGCCATGGCCACAACAATGGTCAGCAAACTTGGCTTCCTTCCAACTCAGAAGCCTTCTTCCATCCTTTGGGAGGAAACAACTCCACTTACCAAATTGGGTA CACCCATTTGGGTTCACATAATGGAATGAATGTTGGAAATCCGGGCCGGCATGTTAATGGATACATTCCTGGGGGATATGCTTTGACTTTGTTTCGTTTCTGCCTAATAATAATATCCATCGAGATATATATGTGGAGAATGAAATTTGCAAGGGATCATGTTGATCaagcatttttttgttttgtttgttgtgaTCTGTTATTTCTCTGCAACTTGAAACAATAA
- the LOC103438207 gene encoding MADS-box protein EJ2-like isoform X1 — protein sequence MGRGKVELKRIENKSNRQVTFSKRRNGLLKKAFELSVLCDAEVALIIFSGRGKLYEFSSSLSMMKTLEKYQRCSYSSLDANRPAKETQNSYQEYLQLETRVDVLQQSQRNLLGEDLATLNTKELEELEHQLETSLNKIRSTKTQFMLDQLSDLQNTEQMLVEANKALRRKLEETSVQAPQFMAREAAGHGHNNGQQTWLPSNSEAFFHPLGGNNSTYQIGQWVCRYTHAPIWVHIME from the exons atgggcagAGGTAAAGTTGAGCTGAAGAGGATAGAGAATAAAAGTAACAGGCAAGTGACTTTTTCCAAGAGAAGAAATGGGCTGCTCAAGAAAGCTTTTGAGCTCTCAGTTCTCTGCGATGCTGAGGTTGCCCTCATTATTTTCTCTGGCCGTGGAAAGCTCTATGAATTCTCTAGCAGTTTAAG CATGATGAAAACGCTTGAAAAGTACCAAAGATGCAGTTATAGTTCCCTGGACGCCAACCGACCTGCCAAGGAGACTCAG AACAGCTATCAGGAGTATTTGCAGCTGGAGACAAGAGTTGACGTCCTCCAACAATCTCAAAG AAACCTTCTTGGGGAAGATTTGGCCACCCTGAATACAAAGGAGCTTGAGGAGCTTGAGCATCAACTGGAGACCTCCTTGAACAAAATAAGGTCAACAAAg ACTCAATTTATGCTTGATCAGCTTTCTGATCTTCAAAACACG GAACAAATGCTAGTTGAAGCTAACAAAGCCTTGAGGAGGAAG CTGGAAGAAACAAGTGTGCAAGCTCCACAATTTATGGCAAGGGAAGCTGCTGGCCATGGCCACAACAATGGTCAGCAAACTTGGCTTCCTTCCAACTCAGAAGCCTTCTTCCATCCTTTGGGAGGAAACAACTCCACTTACCAAATTGG TCAGTGGGTATGCAGATACACTCATGCACCCATTTGGGTTCACATAATGGAATGA